The Candidatus Hydrogenedentota bacterium genome has a segment encoding these proteins:
- a CDS encoding tetratricopeptide repeat protein, with protein MHDQKTIQRFRDAQELYRQERWAEALRVFDDLSLSYKSDPEIMLNRAMCLARLGNEEEAELLCDHITIVHKDPRGAQLRAEIPLWRREGKAAPEEKKARKPILSPEALKRGIVLCFTLAVCMTAWSFYSAYEAPIPPSIATMPAPGERVLRFPENASVGTLVMRDWRFATDPLGRAASAWQSLGEARGRVRVPAGKEVQLTIAPGQIAQLPALRRLGPNDIQALNMNRCAIQDADLSHIAHLTGLFVLSIDDTPIGPEGYRMLRRLTSLRDVSIIDTELGETGREFIGRQQYLTGIDADRADLTDAWLIDLPPLENLTFLSLDDTPGITDEGIRHIAKHQNLEHLFLSYTGLTDASMKSLQSLKSLKRAWFEGTKITDASMAGFRLMPGIEEIGIAYTEVTTEGFLELAGIRTLKKVGIKGCDNISVEGIRRFKAQLPDCEVETNLNV; from the coding sequence ATGCACGATCAGAAGACGATCCAGCGGTTTCGGGATGCGCAGGAACTGTACCGCCAGGAGCGGTGGGCCGAGGCGCTGCGCGTGTTTGACGACCTGTCGCTGTCCTACAAGTCCGATCCCGAGATCATGTTGAACCGGGCGATGTGCCTGGCGCGACTGGGAAATGAGGAAGAGGCGGAACTCTTGTGCGATCACATTACGATCGTGCACAAGGATCCGCGGGGCGCGCAACTGCGGGCCGAGATCCCGCTGTGGCGGCGGGAGGGCAAGGCCGCGCCCGAGGAGAAGAAGGCGCGCAAGCCGATCCTCTCCCCCGAGGCGCTCAAGCGCGGGATCGTGCTCTGCTTCACGCTGGCCGTGTGCATGACGGCGTGGTCGTTCTACAGCGCCTACGAAGCCCCGATCCCGCCTTCCATCGCCACCATGCCCGCGCCGGGCGAGCGCGTGCTCCGCTTTCCGGAGAACGCGAGCGTGGGAACCCTTGTCATGCGGGACTGGCGCTTCGCCACGGACCCGCTGGGCCGCGCCGCGAGCGCGTGGCAATCTCTCGGCGAGGCGCGGGGCCGGGTGAGGGTTCCCGCCGGGAAGGAAGTGCAATTGACGATCGCACCCGGTCAGATTGCGCAGTTGCCGGCGCTCCGGCGTCTCGGCCCGAACGACATCCAGGCGCTGAACATGAACCGCTGCGCGATTCAGGATGCGGACCTGTCGCATATCGCGCACCTCACCGGACTGTTCGTGCTCAGTATCGACGACACGCCTATCGGCCCGGAAGGCTACCGGATGCTCCGCCGGCTTACGTCGCTGCGGGACGTGTCCATAATCGACACGGAGCTTGGCGAAACCGGGCGGGAGTTCATCGGGCGGCAGCAGTACCTGACGGGCATTGACGCGGACCGGGCCGACCTGACTGACGCGTGGCTGATTGACCTGCCACCACTGGAGAATCTGACGTTTCTCAGCCTGGACGACACGCCCGGCATTACGGACGAGGGGATCCGGCACATCGCAAAGCACCAGAATCTGGAGCATCTGTTCCTGAGTTACACGGGCCTCACCGACGCGTCCATGAAATCGCTCCAGTCGCTCAAGTCACTGAAACGCGCCTGGTTCGAGGGCACGAAGATCACCGACGCGTCGATGGCCGGTTTCCGGCTGATGCCGGGCATCGAGGAGATTGGGATTGCGTACACGGAGGTAACCACCGAGGGATTTCTGGAGCTTGCGGGCATCCGCACGCTGAAGAAAGTCGGGATCAAGGGTTGCGACAACATCTCTGTCGAGGGGATCCGCCGCTTCAAGGCGCAGCTGCCCGATTGCGAGGTGGAAACGAACCTCAACGTGTAG
- a CDS encoding response regulator, with protein sequence MALPKKVLVVDDDESVRLFVAGIMEAEGWEVIEALNGQQALDQAESEQPDLIVLDVNMPVMDGFTAFKLLRESPFTGTIPIIMLTAINEEEGTSYDRGRMEEEFGVDGPNAFVDKPVDAVFLLQSVMGVVG encoded by the coding sequence ATGGCCCTTCCGAAAAAAGTGTTGGTAGTGGATGACGACGAGAGCGTGCGCCTTTTCGTCGCGGGGATTATGGAGGCCGAGGGCTGGGAAGTGATTGAGGCCCTCAACGGACAGCAGGCCCTCGATCAGGCTGAATCCGAGCAGCCCGACCTCATCGTGCTTGACGTGAACATGCCGGTAATGGACGGCTTCACCGCCTTCAAGCTGCTCCGCGAGTCTCCCTTTACGGGGACCATCCCGATTATCATGTTGACCGCGATAAACGAGGAGGAAGGGACCAGCTACGACCGCGGTCGCATGGAGGAGGAGTTTGGTGTCGACGGTCCCAATGCCTTCGTGGACAAACCGGTGGACGCCGTGTTCCTCCTGCAAAGCGTGATGGGGGTCGTCGGCTGA
- a CDS encoding FHA domain-containing protein gives MASIDVVVREGDAIARYPIPESGLTVGRGDECDIVLNSRHASRVHARIWLEAGAVHLQDLGSRNGVEVNGARVESCVLGEADKVRIAGAEIAIARGTESGFGRAAISREQASALQQSIMRDAGDARLLVLYDAAKLLGEVFDLDELLDKILALIFQALPVRRGFILTARESDRAPEVRASRMLEAGESGLPLSHTLIEHVFANAEAILTLDAQADSRFGQAESIMGHDIHAAMCAPLHGRAAVAGAIYVDTGNTASPLTERDLELLSAIAQVVGVAVENARLYRENVERERLAALGMATAGLGHCIKNILTGIRGGAQLVNMAIEKQELRYLNRGWPILRGAMARIDMLVMNMLVFSRDREPERIATDINALIHDVIALFEERAARYKVGIAFEPDPVGMATVDPQAIYRVLANLVVNAVEACEHNGGAIEIACVCAEGGCTIRVRDTGIGIPAELLPQVFQAFVSGKGSSGTGLGLACSYKIVREHGGDIQVRSDPGSGTVFTVFLPEGNAEPPAQRKTTIQRRQREDNASVE, from the coding sequence ATGGCCTCCATCGACGTCGTCGTGCGGGAGGGCGACGCCATAGCCCGTTACCCGATCCCGGAATCCGGTCTGACCGTGGGGCGTGGCGACGAATGCGACATCGTGTTGAACTCCCGGCACGCCTCCCGCGTTCACGCCCGCATCTGGCTCGAGGCCGGCGCGGTGCACCTCCAGGACTTGGGCTCGCGCAATGGCGTAGAAGTGAACGGCGCGCGCGTTGAGTCCTGCGTGCTCGGCGAAGCGGACAAGGTCCGCATCGCGGGCGCGGAAATCGCCATCGCACGCGGAACGGAATCCGGCTTCGGCCGCGCCGCCATCAGCCGCGAGCAGGCCTCGGCTCTCCAGCAATCCATCATGCGCGATGCCGGCGATGCGCGCCTCCTGGTGCTCTACGACGCCGCAAAGCTGCTCGGCGAAGTCTTCGATCTCGACGAGCTGCTGGACAAAATCCTGGCCCTGATTTTCCAGGCGCTTCCGGTCCGGCGCGGGTTCATCCTGACGGCAAGGGAGAGCGATCGCGCGCCGGAAGTGCGCGCCTCCCGGATGCTGGAGGCGGGCGAATCCGGCCTCCCGCTCAGCCACACCCTGATCGAACACGTGTTCGCGAACGCCGAGGCCATTCTCACGCTCGACGCCCAGGCGGACAGCCGCTTCGGCCAGGCGGAGAGCATCATGGGCCACGACATTCACGCCGCCATGTGCGCACCGCTGCATGGGCGCGCGGCGGTGGCGGGCGCCATCTACGTCGACACGGGCAACACCGCCTCGCCGCTTACCGAGCGCGATCTGGAGCTCCTCTCCGCCATCGCGCAGGTGGTGGGCGTCGCCGTCGAGAACGCCAGGCTCTACCGGGAGAACGTGGAGCGCGAGCGCCTCGCCGCGCTCGGCATGGCCACCGCCGGCCTCGGACATTGCATCAAAAACATCCTCACCGGCATTCGCGGCGGCGCGCAACTGGTCAACATGGCCATCGAGAAGCAGGAACTCCGCTACCTGAACCGGGGCTGGCCGATTCTCCGCGGCGCCATGGCGCGCATCGACATGTTGGTGATGAACATGCTTGTGTTTTCCCGCGACCGCGAGCCCGAACGCATCGCGACGGACATCAATGCGCTGATTCACGATGTTATCGCCCTCTTCGAGGAGCGCGCCGCGCGCTACAAGGTCGGGATCGCCTTCGAGCCGGACCCCGTCGGAATGGCCACCGTGGATCCCCAGGCGATCTACCGCGTGCTGGCGAACCTGGTGGTAAACGCGGTCGAAGCCTGCGAGCACAACGGCGGCGCAATCGAGATCGCGTGCGTCTGCGCGGAAGGCGGCTGCACCATCCGCGTGCGCGACACCGGCATCGGCATCCCGGCGGAGTTGCTCCCGCAGGTCTTTCAGGCCTTCGTGAGCGGGAAGGGCAGTTCCGGTACCGGCCTCGGGCTCGCGTGCAGCTATAAGATTGTTCGCGAGCACGGCGGCGATATCCAGGTGCGGAGCGATCCCGGAAGCGGGACCGTGTTCACTGTTTTTCTGCCCGAAGGCAACGCGGAACCGCCCGCGCAGAGAAAGACGACCATACAACGCCGCCAGCGAGAGGATAATGCCAGTGTGGAATAG
- a CDS encoding DUF3616 domain-containing protein codes for MAIALLALGSGCGNMEDRQVRANAISKGTEAGLVAVQAPPPELSGCAVVEGGVLVVEDEAIGAVLFCPDTAARPLPLRSVKLERKKKDRAPFADRDKLFPVQDFEDIASDGRREVFFIGSHNGKDGERRPDREFLIQAKWSPKDAELKVSGEAYNLLDRLAPALEEKGVPLGLTRENVVDALNFEGLAYHDGRLFIGLRGPLAPTGGALICVVDAEAAFGGNGPLNADILVLDLRGAGIRALDWDPVENTLLVISGPSVDGGGGPVALWRCDAKGGGLVEVHAFDPAVARKKPEGVCRLPADQGGNLMVVLDGDGESHVSEVLFLPG; via the coding sequence TTGGCTATCGCGCTGCTCGCGCTCGGATCCGGGTGCGGCAACATGGAGGACAGGCAGGTGCGGGCGAATGCGATAAGCAAGGGCACGGAAGCGGGGCTGGTCGCCGTCCAGGCGCCGCCGCCGGAATTGTCCGGGTGCGCCGTCGTGGAAGGCGGCGTGCTGGTTGTGGAGGACGAGGCCATCGGCGCCGTGCTCTTCTGCCCCGATACCGCGGCGCGCCCCCTGCCGCTGCGATCCGTCAAGCTGGAGCGAAAGAAGAAGGATCGCGCCCCCTTCGCGGACCGCGACAAGCTCTTTCCCGTGCAGGATTTCGAAGACATCGCCAGCGACGGGCGCCGCGAGGTGTTCTTCATCGGCTCCCACAATGGAAAAGACGGGGAGCGCCGCCCGGACCGCGAGTTTCTCATTCAGGCGAAATGGAGCCCGAAAGACGCCGAGCTGAAGGTTTCGGGCGAGGCCTACAACCTCCTGGACCGGCTGGCGCCCGCGCTGGAGGAGAAAGGCGTCCCCCTCGGGCTGACCCGCGAGAACGTCGTGGACGCCCTGAACTTCGAAGGGCTGGCCTACCATGACGGGCGGCTGTTTATCGGCCTGCGCGGGCCGCTCGCGCCCACCGGCGGAGCCCTGATCTGCGTGGTGGACGCCGAAGCGGCCTTCGGCGGAAATGGGCCGCTCAACGCCGACATTCTCGTGCTGGATCTCCGCGGCGCGGGCATCCGCGCGCTGGACTGGGACCCCGTGGAGAACACCCTGCTCGTGATCAGCGGACCCTCGGTAGACGGCGGTGGGGGGCCGGTGGCGCTGTGGCGCTGCGATGCGAAAGGCGGCGGCCTGGTCGAAGTGCACGCGTTTGACCCGGCGGTCGCCCGGAAAAAACCGGAAGGCGTCTGCCGCTTACCCGCCGATCAAGGCGGAAACCTGATGGTCGTGCTCGACGGAGACGGGGAAAGCCACGTCTCCGAAGTGCTCTTCCTGCCCGGCTGA
- a CDS encoding RraA family protein, which translates to MPLSHAELLELKRWNTPTIYNGWEQITRHDPAADGFNLEACTDFMPQMGPMVGYAVTVVCEPGNPAHKAEHPDAVQAYLRYIAEQPGPKIVVVQDLDKPRVLGSYWGEVNANIHRALGCVGTITDGAIRDWDEMCNAGFKALAGRFCVGHAHSWPARWNCEVEVFGRRVRPGQIIHADKHGFLVVPEEDEAGLLDAARFMDSNECRTVIPAGRGAAGKTTEEILADMRAAGAAFGAAAREKFGKRGEW; encoded by the coding sequence ATGCCCCTCTCCCACGCCGAACTGCTGGAACTGAAACGCTGGAACACCCCGACGATTTACAATGGCTGGGAGCAAATCACCCGGCATGATCCGGCCGCGGACGGGTTTAATCTGGAGGCGTGCACGGATTTCATGCCGCAGATGGGCCCGATGGTGGGGTATGCGGTGACGGTGGTCTGCGAGCCGGGGAATCCCGCGCACAAGGCGGAGCATCCGGACGCGGTGCAGGCGTATCTCCGCTATATCGCGGAGCAGCCGGGTCCGAAGATTGTTGTGGTGCAGGATCTGGACAAGCCCCGGGTGCTGGGGTCGTACTGGGGCGAGGTGAACGCGAATATTCACCGGGCGCTTGGGTGCGTGGGCACGATTACGGACGGGGCGATCCGCGATTGGGACGAGATGTGCAACGCGGGCTTCAAGGCGCTGGCGGGGCGCTTCTGCGTGGGGCATGCGCACAGCTGGCCGGCGCGCTGGAATTGCGAGGTGGAGGTGTTTGGCCGCCGGGTGCGCCCGGGCCAGATTATCCATGCGGACAAGCACGGATTTCTCGTTGTTCCGGAGGAGGACGAGGCCGGGCTGCTGGACGCGGCGCGCTTTATGGACTCCAACGAGTGCCGGACGGTAATCCCGGCGGGGCGCGGGGCGGCGGGGAAGACGACGGAGGAGATCCTGGCGGATATGCGCGCGGCGGGCGCGGCTTTTGGCGCGGCGGCGCGGGAGAAGTTCGGCAAACGCGGGGAGTGGTAG
- a CDS encoding heparinase II/III family protein, with product MRTRLPKPILIAILLFLTLSTRAAEPDYAAKAAQLAAPRDRPSMYITAAPVPGLRSVADLRAGIQSGHAKKLWEALRESVDADLESPPVTPVRMDNGERVVLNRSYGIVSQAASRILNTALVGLVLEDRRYVDATLNQIMALFDEAQWPEWSDQAHLNKGMHADLRHGQLVLPVALAYDWLYHQLTPEERKAILDGLDEYAITPYKKGLEAGEHWSRRHSNWMTVVLGGFGVAGMALGLDHPDSAMLVANSLPMMETYLDALGPEGEFNESVQYAGSMFSVVGYFMAMRYASGGEDQPFDRHSLDKFYTWYMHFTFPPGRVAGFGDPAPDMPPVVTPVAAVAAATRNPVFQWFYEQYHTQMLESHRRRAMELLYYDATLEPKSPAGVLPLGRAYHYQGHLVSSRSSWDPDSCVSVVYGKSGREAHHGHADWGQVCIDGYGERLIVDLGSPPGYPKDSTERYYNYQQFGHNVFVFGQNELGGVHAREKNPGGATVYAEFDEDRGAAWTFDLGAVYGEGYTVTRTVVHLLPRTVVVLDTAKLPEVQPISLRWHLAKPVEPAPDGSFRCASGGVTLIGRMVQIAGNGSLSNGQHAYEPPYNKHRLGEEFAQRYEPYIEARSEADQCRVISMFSVTESNESHPVWQDTPARDIWSIQTPEGLVSVDLEEAGLTVALDDTALWQVAVGGE from the coding sequence ATGCGCACGCGCCTTCCGAAACCAATCCTGATCGCCATCCTCCTCTTCCTCACGTTGAGCACCCGCGCCGCCGAACCCGACTACGCCGCGAAAGCCGCACAATTGGCCGCGCCTCGGGATCGCCCATCCATGTATATCACCGCCGCGCCGGTCCCTGGGCTGCGCTCCGTGGCGGATCTCCGCGCGGGGATTCAGTCGGGCCACGCGAAAAAACTCTGGGAGGCCCTGCGCGAATCGGTGGACGCGGATCTCGAATCCCCGCCCGTGACCCCGGTGCGGATGGATAACGGCGAGCGCGTCGTGCTCAACCGCTCCTACGGGATCGTATCCCAGGCCGCGAGCCGCATTCTGAACACCGCGCTGGTGGGGCTCGTGCTGGAGGACCGGCGCTATGTTGACGCCACCCTGAACCAGATAATGGCGCTGTTCGACGAAGCGCAGTGGCCGGAATGGTCCGACCAGGCGCACCTGAACAAGGGAATGCACGCGGACTTGCGGCACGGGCAACTCGTGCTGCCCGTGGCCCTCGCCTACGACTGGCTCTACCATCAGCTCACACCCGAGGAACGGAAGGCCATTCTCGACGGCCTCGATGAATACGCGATTACGCCCTACAAAAAAGGCCTCGAGGCCGGAGAACACTGGAGCCGCCGCCACAGCAACTGGATGACCGTCGTGCTCGGCGGCTTCGGCGTCGCCGGCATGGCCCTGGGCCTCGATCACCCGGACAGCGCGATGCTCGTAGCGAATTCGCTGCCCATGATGGAGACCTACCTCGACGCCCTCGGCCCGGAGGGCGAGTTCAACGAAAGCGTGCAGTACGCGGGGTCGATGTTCTCGGTCGTGGGCTATTTCATGGCCATGCGTTACGCAAGCGGCGGGGAGGACCAGCCCTTCGACCGGCATTCGCTCGACAAATTCTACACGTGGTACATGCACTTCACCTTCCCGCCCGGGCGCGTGGCGGGCTTTGGCGATCCCGCCCCGGACATGCCCCCCGTGGTCACGCCCGTGGCTGCCGTGGCGGCCGCCACCCGGAACCCCGTGTTCCAATGGTTCTATGAGCAATACCACACCCAGATGTTGGAGTCGCACCGGCGCCGCGCCATGGAGCTGCTCTACTACGACGCCACCCTCGAACCGAAATCCCCCGCCGGCGTCCTCCCGCTCGGCCGCGCCTACCACTACCAGGGCCACCTCGTGAGCAGTCGCAGCAGCTGGGATCCCGATTCCTGCGTCTCCGTGGTCTATGGCAAGTCCGGACGCGAAGCGCACCACGGCCACGCGGACTGGGGGCAGGTCTGTATCGATGGCTACGGCGAACGCCTGATCGTGGATCTGGGCTCGCCGCCGGGCTACCCCAAGGACAGCACCGAGCGCTATTACAACTACCAGCAGTTCGGGCACAACGTCTTCGTGTTCGGCCAGAACGAACTCGGCGGCGTCCACGCCCGCGAGAAGAATCCCGGCGGCGCGACGGTGTACGCGGAGTTCGACGAAGACCGCGGCGCCGCCTGGACCTTCGATCTCGGCGCGGTGTACGGCGAGGGCTACACCGTCACGCGGACCGTCGTCCACCTGCTGCCCCGGACCGTGGTAGTGCTGGACACGGCGAAGTTGCCCGAAGTGCAGCCAATCAGCCTGCGCTGGCATCTGGCGAAGCCAGTCGAGCCCGCGCCGGATGGTTCATTTCGATGCGCGAGTGGTGGCGTGACGTTGATCGGCCGGATGGTGCAGATCGCTGGGAATGGAAGTCTATCCAACGGACAGCATGCCTATGAGCCCCCCTACAACAAACACAGACTCGGGGAAGAATTCGCGCAACGGTATGAGCCGTATATCGAAGCAAGATCGGAAGCGGATCAATGTCGGGTCATTTCGATGTTCTCGGTCACTGAATCTAACGAGTCGCATCCGGTGTGGCAGGATACACCTGCCAGGGACATATGGTCGATCCAAACGCCGGAGGGACTGGTTTCAGTTGACTTGGAGGAGGCGGGATTGACGGTGGCGCTGGATGACACAGCGTTGTGGCAGGTGGCGGTGGGAGGAGAGTAA
- a CDS encoding Hsp20/alpha crystallin family protein produces the protein MNAMTCKSNSNCNALSPWAGFRDLENHLERVFHGHANPGAWMPPVDIYETADAYILEADLPGMKKEDIAVQVVQDRVSIKGARKRPERVAETGYRRYERAEGQFERNFRINGGVDAAKVEARFENGVLTVTLPKPETAKPRQIDVKVS, from the coding sequence ATGAACGCGATGACCTGCAAGTCCAACAGCAACTGCAACGCCCTGTCGCCCTGGGCCGGCTTCCGGGACCTGGAAAACCACCTCGAACGCGTATTCCACGGCCACGCCAACCCCGGCGCCTGGATGCCCCCGGTCGACATCTATGAGACCGCGGACGCCTACATCCTCGAGGCCGATCTCCCCGGCATGAAAAAGGAAGACATCGCGGTGCAGGTCGTGCAGGACCGGGTCTCCATCAAGGGCGCGCGGAAGCGGCCCGAGCGCGTGGCTGAAACGGGCTACCGCCGCTACGAACGCGCCGAGGGCCAGTTCGAGCGGAACTTCCGGATCAACGGCGGCGTGGATGCGGCGAAGGTCGAGGCCAGATTCGAGAATGGCGTCCTCACGGTGACCCTGCCGAAGCCGGAAACCGCGAAGCCCCGGCAGATTGACGTGAAAGTGAGCTAA
- a CDS encoding glycosyltransferase family 2 protein translates to MESTLPTLSVVLPACNEADNVRPLTEALREVLDGLETPWEVIWVNDGSADGTAEAIDALAAADPRVRALHFSRNFGHMAALCAGLEAARATGAVVTMDADGQHPPALIPDLVSRWKAGADIVQTLREPSSQEGFLKRQSSAGFYRVLGWLADIDLPAGAADFRLMDRQAVDALNSLPERVRFVRGLVHWVGFTCECVSYASAPRQHGETKYSFFKMMAFALSGLTSFSVRPLRLSFLMALIVIALAACYSAFVLWAWWAGLALTPGWASIILVMMLLGGAQLFAIGIASEYLARSYMEQKQRPIYILRKPRPRETDSP, encoded by the coding sequence ATGGAATCTACGCTTCCCACGCTTTCTGTCGTACTGCCCGCCTGCAACGAGGCGGACAATGTGCGCCCCCTCACCGAGGCGCTTCGCGAAGTCCTCGATGGGCTGGAGACTCCTTGGGAAGTCATCTGGGTAAACGACGGCAGCGCGGACGGCACGGCCGAAGCCATCGACGCGCTGGCGGCGGCGGATCCCCGGGTGCGCGCGCTCCATTTCTCCCGAAACTTCGGCCATATGGCCGCGCTCTGCGCCGGTCTGGAGGCCGCCCGGGCCACTGGCGCCGTTGTCACCATGGATGCCGACGGCCAGCATCCGCCCGCGCTAATCCCCGATCTGGTGTCGCGCTGGAAGGCCGGCGCCGATATCGTTCAGACCCTGCGCGAGCCGTCGAGCCAGGAAGGTTTTCTCAAGCGCCAATCCTCGGCGGGATTCTACCGGGTCCTGGGCTGGCTCGCGGATATCGATCTGCCCGCGGGCGCGGCGGACTTCCGCCTGATGGATCGCCAGGCCGTGGATGCGCTCAACAGCCTGCCGGAGCGCGTGCGCTTCGTGCGGGGCCTCGTGCACTGGGTCGGCTTCACCTGCGAGTGCGTCTCGTATGCGTCCGCGCCGCGCCAGCACGGCGAAACGAAGTACAGCTTCTTCAAGATGATGGCCTTCGCGCTCAGTGGCCTAACGTCCTTCTCCGTGCGCCCCCTGCGCCTTTCCTTCTTGATGGCGCTCATCGTTATCGCGCTCGCCGCGTGCTACAGCGCCTTTGTCCTCTGGGCCTGGTGGGCCGGTCTCGCCCTCACGCCCGGCTGGGCAAGCATCATCCTGGTCATGATGCTACTCGGCGGCGCCCAGCTCTTCGCCATCGGCATCGCCAGCGAGTATCTGGCCCGCAGCTACATGGAGCAGAAACAGCGCCCCATCTATATCCTCCGCAAACCCCGGCCACGCGAAACGGATTCGCCATGA
- a CDS encoding class I SAM-dependent methyltransferase — translation MSGACICCEGADAVPHLRGLLRCPDCTHVWADMRLSDEELRALYAENYFLGEEYLDYEKEAPALRRNFRLRLRELTARAPGGALWEIGSAYGNFLQEAREYYAVAGCDISDHAAARARDVFGQQVTCGDYLTLDIPMGQDVVCLWDTIEHLAAPAPYLARAAEQLRPGGVLALSTGDIGAWLARVRGEKWRLIHPPTHLHYFTARSMRTLLARLGFVEVEVRHHAFWRSADAVAYRLIGHPPDRWTAGLYRLLNRAGALDFSFPVNTFDLMTVYARKGAAE, via the coding sequence ATGAGCGGCGCCTGCATCTGCTGTGAAGGGGCGGACGCCGTCCCGCACCTGCGTGGCCTGCTTCGGTGTCCCGACTGCACCCATGTCTGGGCGGACATGCGCCTGTCGGACGAAGAACTCCGCGCACTTTACGCCGAAAACTACTTCCTTGGCGAAGAATACCTCGACTACGAAAAGGAGGCGCCCGCGCTCCGTCGAAACTTCCGGCTGCGCCTCCGCGAGCTCACGGCCCGCGCCCCGGGCGGCGCCCTCTGGGAAATCGGCTCGGCGTACGGCAATTTCCTCCAGGAGGCGCGGGAATACTACGCCGTGGCCGGCTGCGACATCTCCGATCACGCCGCCGCCCGCGCCCGCGACGTTTTCGGCCAGCAGGTGACCTGCGGCGACTATCTGACCCTTGATATCCCCATGGGCCAGGACGTCGTGTGCCTCTGGGATACCATCGAGCACCTCGCCGCCCCCGCGCCCTATCTGGCGCGCGCCGCGGAGCAATTGAGGCCCGGCGGCGTCCTCGCCCTGAGCACCGGCGACATCGGCGCGTGGCTCGCCCGCGTGCGCGGGGAGAAATGGCGGCTCATTCACCCGCCCACGCACCTCCACTATTTCACCGCCCGTTCCATGCGGACCCTCCTCGCGCGGCTGGGCTTTGTCGAGGTGGAAGTGCGCCACCACGCCTTCTGGCGGAGCGCGGACGCCGTGGCCTACCGCCTGATCGGCCATCCCCCGGATCGATGGACCGCGGGCCTCTACCGCCTGCTGAATCGGGCCGGCGCGCTGGACTTTTCCTTTCCGGTGAACACCTTCGACCTGATGACCGTGTATGCGCGGAAGGGCGCCGCCGAATGA